The Schizosaccharomyces pombe strain 972h- genome assembly, chromosome: I genome contains a region encoding:
- the bur6 gene encoding negative cofactor 2 complex subunit Bur6: MGDPTNNNDSETKPNPATYWKSRFPVARIKKIMQADQDVGKVAQVTPVIMSKALELFMQSIIQESCKQTRLHQAKRVTVSHLKHAVQSVEQFDFLQDIVEKVPDAPPIKAERKTKRPRARRAANEGEHNESVPAKKVKKNTVKEEEIEKDDESATTETPVKEEPTGEETEADHEEKASVDHGNFSDKTTSEASSASGDE; the protein is encoded by the coding sequence ATGGGTGATCcaacaaataataatgataGTGAAACTAAACCAAATCCTGCTACGTACTGGAAAAGCAGATTTCCTGTTGCTCgtataaaaaagattatgCAAGCAGACCAGGACGTTGGAAAGGTCGCTCAAGTTACTCCGGTTATTATGTCGAAAGCGTTGGAATTGTTCATGCAGAGTATAATTCAAGAATCGTGCAAACAGACGCGATTGCACCAAGCAAAGCGTGTTACCGTTTCTCATTTAAAGCATGCTGTTCAAAGTGTTGAACAGtttgattttcttcaagACATTGTTGAAAAAGTACCGGATGCTCCGCCCATTAAAGCCGAAAGAAAGACAAAACGCCCCCGTGCTCGTCGAGCAGCTAATGAAGGTGAGCATAATGAAAGTGTTCCCgctaaaaaagttaaaaagaatactgttaaagaagaggaaattgaaaaagatgaCGAATCAGCTACCACAGAAACTCCTGTCAAAGAAGAACCTACTGGTGAGGAAACTGAAGCAGATCACGAGGAGAAAGCCTCTGTTGATCATGGTAATTTTTCTGACAAGACAACTAGTGAAGCCTCTTCCGCGTCTGGTGATGAGTAG
- the wip1 gene encoding CENP-W family protein Wip1, with translation MSYPKARIRRFFRQHCQRSLESSALDLVYLDYCLFLQSLLKEANIEAAKTGERRVQPEHVRSIQRKILAQFKG, from the exons ATGAGCTATCCTAAAGCACGCATAAGACGATTTTTTCGTCAGCATTGCCAGCGCAGCCTTGAAAGTTCCGCATTGGATTTG GTATATTTGGATTACTGTCTTTTCTTACAATCCTTACTAAAAGAAGCCAATATTGAAGCGGCTAAGACTGGGGAAAGAAGAGTACAGCCAGAACATGTTCGAAGTATTCAAAGA aaaattctAGCTCAAtttaaaggataa
- the trl1 gene encoding tRNA ligase Trl1, whose protein sequence is MVLNFNNSEDLVQELCRLRDQRVCIFGEKKSTVRSVTFKAPKSNYDLTSWRIWEQAFRLNVSNSKKCFDTISGHRITLPTNARGLFTGYDYESKRHRIVIRGYDKFFNIDEVPITTWDALSQHTKGPYELTVKENGCIIFIAALPDGQIIVSSKHSLGIVEGQSVSHANVGERWLEKHLQSVGRTKQELAHELLRRDMTAVAELCDDEFEEHILPYTGNSRGLYLHGLNRNCPQFITASSCEVAEFAEQWGFMKVSSFFMDSIHELKAFLENASKDGKWNNRAIEGFVIRCHSDHSSLEQQSSNDFFFKYKFPEPYGMFRQWREVTKMLISGKKPSYTKYKKVTAEYITFCDKKFKEDEDAKRLYMSNKGIISLRDEFLVLSKLDLMHLSVSNDNDCGKEFTLLVPIATIGCGKTTVAKILEKLFGWPVVQNDNLPSGKGGPKRFAKAIIEEFRNGHSVVFADRNNHISNMRSTLQTDILALIDGVRFVALPFKHTPEVPEFVQNRVLQRGDRHQSIKVSEGVDKVKAIMNTFYKQYKPFDPAGNKHDANYDDIIELDPLIGSLENARRIVNYFKKNIPELIPNDPSDDDYAAALNYAVNEYVPTYRKTFGNDSKKIKNKITAEGITGSSTCFKKAPRYFGVLLDRKTVESSLVQVLTIANLQWQEAFSRYTLQDSFHITMIHESQKPVNSRIWEQYLQHMHDKNTTKMGNISFRITHLVWDDRVICFRVTMNENSVWYGKTCNPQLHITLGTSSSDVKAFESNFLLKKLRWQGDEVDSTDGNVRYLTVLPKIIIEGMLEPVY, encoded by the exons atggttttgaattttaataattcagAAGATTTGGTTCAAGAATTATGTAGACTC CGTGATCAAAGAGTTTGCATATTcggagaaaaaaaatcaactgTTAGATCAGTTACATTCAAAGCTCCCAAATCTAATTATGATTTAACTTCTTGGAGGATCTGGGAACAGGCATTTCGTTTAAATGTGTCCAATagcaaaaaatgttttgaTACTATATCTGGACATAGAATTACTTTACCTACAAACGCGCGTGGTTTGTTTACTGGCTATGACTATGAAAGTAAAAGACATCGCATTGTTATACGTGGGTacgataaattttttaatattgatGAAGTCCCTATTACTACTTGGGATGCACTTTCTCAACACACTAAAGGACCTTATGAATTGACAGTCAAAGAAAATGGTTGTATCATATTTATTGCAGCTTTGCCAGACGGACAGATCATTGTTTCTAGCAAGCATTCTTTAGGTATTGTGGAAGGACAATCAGTCTCTCATGCAAACGTTGGGGAACGTTGGCTTGAAAAACATTTGCAAAGTGTTGGTCGCACTAAACAAGAGCTGGCCCATGAACTACTTCGTAGAGACATGACTGCTGTGGCTGAACTCTGTGATGATGAGTTTGAAGAGCACATTCTTCCATACACTGGAAATTCTCGTGGACTATATCTGCATGGATTAAATCGGAATTGCCCGCAGTTTATTACTGCATCATCCTGTGAAGTTGCTGAATTTGCGGAACAATGGGGATTTATGAAagtttcttcattttttatggATAGCATTCATGAGCTCAAAGcctttttagaaaatgcCTCTAAAGATGGCAAATGGAATAACAGGGCAATCGAAGGGTTTGTTATTCGTTGTCATTCTGATCATTCATCTCTTGAGCAACAATCTTCtaatgatttctttttcaaatataaatttccAGAACCGTATGGCATGTTTCGTCAATGGCGTGAAGTCACCAAAATGTTAATATCTGGTAAAAAGCCAAGTTAcacaaaatataaaaaagtaacGGCTGAATATATTACTTTCTGTGACAAAAAGTTTAAGGAAGACGAGGATGCTAAACGATTATATATGAGCAATAAAGgtataatttctttacgAGATGAGTTTTTGgtgctttcaaaattagATCTGATGCATCTTTCCGTTTCGAATGACAATGATTGTGGGAAAGAATTCACCTTACTTGTACCTATCGCCACTATTGGTTGTGGTAAAACTACGGTTgctaaaattttagaaaagctttttggCTGGCCTGTAGTGCAAAACGATAATCTTCCTTCAGGAAAAGGTGGACCAAAAAGATTTGCTAAAGCAATTATTGAGGAATTTAGAAACGGACATTCTGTTGTTTTTGCCGATCGTAACAATCACATTTCCAACATGAGAAGTACTCTTCAAACCGACATCTTGGCTTTAATTGATGGCGTCAGATTCGTTGCTCTTCCTTTCAAGCATACACCGGAAGTTCCGGAATTTGTTCAAAATCGTGTACTTCAACGTGGTGATCGGCACCAATCAATAAAGGTTTCAGAGGGTGTCGATAAGGTGAAAGCAATTATGAATACTTTTTATAAGCAGTATAAGCCATTCGATCCTGCAGGAAATAAACATGATGCTAATTATGATGATATTATAGAACTGGATCCTTTGATAGGATCCTTGGAAAACGCACGTCgaattgtaaattatttcaaaaaaaacataccaGAATTGATCCCAAATGATCCCAGTGATGACGACTATGCAGCTGCACTTAATTACGCCGTTAATGAGTACGTCCCGACTTatagaaaaacttttggtaATGActcaaaaaagataaagaataaaatcaCAGCCGAAGGGATTACCGGCTCATCTacttgttttaaaaaagcgCCAAGATACTTTGGCGTATTGCTTGACAGGAAGACAGTGGAGTCTTCTCTCGTTCAAGTCTTAACGATAGCTAATTTGCAATGGCAGGAGGCTTTTTCCAGATACACCTTACAAGATTCCTTTCATATTACTATGATCCACGAGTCACAGAAGCCGGTAAATAGTCGGATTTGGGAACAATACTTACAGCATATGCACGATAAAAATACTACTAAAATGGGGAATATTTCGTTTAGGATAACTCATCTTGTATGGGATGATAGAGTTATTTGTTTTCGAGTCACTATGAATGAAAACAGCGTCTGGTATGGTAAAACTTGCAACCCTCAACTTCATATAACTTTGGGgacttcttcttctgacgttaaagcttttgaatctaactttttgcttaaaaaattgagatGGCAAGGCGATGAAGTTGATTCGACTGATGGAAACGTAAGATATCTGACTGTTTTAcctaaaataataatagaaGGAATGCTGGAACCCGTTTACTAG
- the urh2 gene encoding uridine ribohydrolase has product MTNTIDSFQKGSALENYNIWIDCDPGHDDVVALTLAACAGHCKILGVSTVHGNTTLEFTTKNALAVMELLNQDVDVHAGAAKPLMRESAFATHIHGTNGLAGISLLPDYPKKKATPDAVFAMYTTISNYPEPVTLVATGPLTNIALLLATYPSVTDNIERFIFMGGSTGIGNITSQAEFNVYADPEAARLVLETKSLIGKLFMVPLDVTHKVLLDANIIQLLRQHSNPFSSTLVELMTVFQQTYENVYGIRNGVPVHDVCAVALALWPSLWTSRSMYVTVSLDSLTLGRTVCDVWSQQNQYPANVHVVLEADVSLFWETFIGVIDRLNYL; this is encoded by the coding sequence ATGACTAACACAATTGATTCATTCCAAAAAGGCTCCGCATTAGAAAACTATAACATATGGATCGATTGCGATCCTGGACATGACGATGTTGTCGCCTTAACATTGGCTGCTTGCGCTGGacattgtaaaattttgggTGTTAGTACCGTACATGGTAATACAACGCTAGAATTTACTACCAAAAATGCTTTAGCGGTAATGGAGCTTTTAAATCAAGATGTTGATGTTCATGCTGGCGCAGCGAAGCCCTTGATGCGCGAGTCCGCGTTCGCTACTCACATACATGGTACGAATGGGCTTGCAGGGATTTCATTGCTTCCTGATTATCCCAAAAAGAAGGCTACTCCTGATGCGGTGTTCGCTATGTATACCACTATTTCTAATTATCCAGAGCCTGTCACTCTCGTAGCTACCGGTCCTTTGACAAACATTGCATTGTTATTGGCAACGTACCCAAGCGTTACCGACAACATAGAAAGGTTTATATTTATGGGTGGTAGCACAGGCATTGGAAATATTACTTCTCAAGCAGAATTCAACGTGTATGCTGATCCTGAGGCAGCTAGGCTCGTTTTAGAGACTAAATCACTTATCGGCAAACTATTTATGGTGCCGCTAGATGTCACTCATAAAGTACTTTTAGATGCAAACATTATTCAGTTACTGCGTCAACATAGCAACCCATTTAGTTCCACACTGGTAGAATTGATGACTGTCTTTCAACAAACTTATGAAAATGTCTACGGAATTCGAAACGGTGTTCCCGTTCATGACGTTTGTGCTGTTGCTTTGGCGCTGTGGCCATCTCTGTGGACCTCGCGTTCTATGTATGTGACTGTAAGCTTAGATTCTCTCACTCTTGGTCGCACTGTCTGTGATGTATGGTCGCAACAAAATCAGTATCCGGCTAATGTTCATGTTGTTTTGGAAGCTGAtgtttcattattttgGGAGACGTTTATTGGAGTTATAGACAGGCTCAATTATTTGTAG